A region of Ochrobactrum quorumnocens DNA encodes the following proteins:
- a CDS encoding HPr family phosphocarrier protein, whose translation MHPTVAVTGEYDADSALSRSFEIVNKRGLHARASAKFVQLVDSYDAHVRVSKDGMTVGGTSIMGLMMLAASPGCCIDVRASGEQADAVLDALQALIADKFGEEC comes from the coding sequence ATGCATCCCACCGTGGCCGTTACTGGCGAATACGATGCCGATAGCGCTCTGTCCCGGTCCTTTGAGATCGTCAACAAGCGTGGGCTTCATGCCCGCGCATCGGCAAAATTCGTTCAGCTTGTGGACAGTTATGATGCCCATGTTCGCGTTAGCAAGGACGGTATGACGGTGGGCGGTACATCCATCATGGGCTTGATGATGCTAGCAGCCTCACCCGGCTGCTGCATCGATGTCCGTGCATCGGGCGAACAGGCCGATGCAGTTCTTGATGCGCTTCAGGCGCTTATTGCCGATAAATTCGGCGAGGAATGCTGA